One genomic window of Xanthobacter dioxanivorans includes the following:
- a CDS encoding FdhF/YdeP family oxidoreductase, with protein sequence MGIVKTIRPYHSPAGGWGALKAMGSALVEQHVAVSGMATLARMNQPGGFDCPGCGWADPKHTSPFEYCENGGKAVAWEATTRRCTPDFFAAHSVSELAGFSDFDLEMQGRLTHPMRYDALTDRYAPVSWEDAFALVARHLNALPDPNMADFYTSGRASNEAAFLYQLFAREYGTNNFPDCSNMCHEATSVGLPQSLGVGKGTVLLEDFEKADLIFIFGQNPGTNSPRMMTDLRNAARRGATIMSFNPFRERALERFQAPQNPVEMATLTSTPISSRLYQVKVGGDVALIKGMMKHLVEADDLARREERGPVLDWDFIRGHTVGIEALIADLKATSWRDITRKSGIAQADIVEAATAYMKAERAILVFGMGITQHRHGTQNVQQLANLALLRGNIGREGAGICPVRGHSNVQGDRTVGITEVPGDALLDAIKARFGFEPPRAFGHNVVTALEAMVRGEARVFIGLGGNFSAAVPDWQVTQAAMRKLDLTVHIATKLNRSHLVHGREALILPCLGRTEIDMQASGAQSVTVEDSMSMVHASRGHNAPASEALKSEPAIIAGMARATLGARSKVAWEELIGDYARIREDIEAVFPIFQGYNARIKEPGGFHLTSLARERIWATPSGKANFLVIQGLCEDPAEAEADMLWLTTVRSHDQYNTTLYSLSDRYRGVYGQRDVIFLNEEEMKKRGLEADDRVDIITLSTDGVERAVRGFRVVPHSFPDGSCAAYYPETNPLVPLYAHDPQSFTPSSKGVPVRLAKVIAEQGAH encoded by the coding sequence ACCATCCGTCCGTATCACAGCCCCGCCGGCGGATGGGGCGCCCTGAAGGCCATGGGCTCCGCGCTGGTGGAACAGCATGTCGCCGTCTCCGGCATGGCGACCCTCGCCCGCATGAACCAGCCGGGCGGCTTCGACTGCCCCGGATGCGGCTGGGCCGACCCCAAGCACACCTCCCCCTTCGAATATTGCGAGAACGGCGGCAAGGCGGTGGCGTGGGAGGCGACGACCAGGCGTTGCACGCCCGACTTCTTCGCCGCCCATTCGGTGTCGGAGCTCGCAGGCTTCAGCGACTTCGATCTGGAGATGCAGGGCCGCCTCACCCACCCGATGCGCTACGACGCCCTCACCGACCGATATGCGCCAGTGAGCTGGGAGGACGCGTTCGCGCTCGTGGCACGGCACCTCAACGCACTGCCCGACCCGAACATGGCCGACTTCTACACCTCCGGCCGCGCCTCCAACGAAGCCGCCTTCCTCTACCAGCTTTTTGCCCGCGAATACGGTACCAACAACTTCCCCGACTGCTCGAACATGTGCCACGAAGCCACCAGCGTGGGGCTGCCGCAGTCGCTCGGCGTCGGCAAGGGCACGGTGCTGCTTGAAGACTTCGAGAAAGCCGACCTGATCTTCATCTTCGGCCAGAATCCCGGCACCAACAGTCCGCGCATGATGACGGACCTGCGCAACGCCGCGCGGCGCGGGGCGACCATCATGTCATTCAACCCGTTCCGCGAACGGGCGCTCGAGCGCTTCCAGGCGCCGCAGAACCCGGTGGAGATGGCGACGCTCACCTCGACGCCGATCTCCTCGCGCCTTTACCAGGTCAAGGTTGGAGGCGATGTCGCCCTGATCAAGGGCATGATGAAGCACCTCGTGGAGGCCGACGACCTGGCCCGCCGCGAGGAACGCGGGCCGGTGCTCGACTGGGACTTCATCCGCGGCCATACGGTCGGCATCGAGGCTCTGATCGCCGATCTCAAGGCGACGTCCTGGCGCGACATCACGCGCAAATCCGGCATCGCCCAGGCCGACATCGTGGAAGCCGCCACCGCCTACATGAAGGCCGAGCGGGCGATCCTCGTCTTCGGCATGGGCATCACCCAGCACCGCCACGGCACCCAGAACGTGCAGCAGCTGGCCAATCTCGCGCTGCTGCGCGGCAATATCGGGCGCGAGGGGGCGGGGATCTGCCCGGTGCGCGGCCATTCGAACGTCCAGGGCGACCGCACGGTCGGCATCACCGAGGTCCCGGGCGATGCGCTGCTCGACGCCATCAAGGCCCGGTTCGGCTTCGAGCCGCCGCGCGCCTTCGGCCACAACGTGGTCACCGCCCTGGAGGCGATGGTGCGCGGCGAGGCCCGCGTCTTCATCGGCCTCGGCGGCAACTTCTCCGCCGCCGTCCCGGACTGGCAGGTCACCCAGGCGGCCATGCGCAAGCTGGACCTGACGGTGCACATCGCCACCAAGCTCAACCGCAGCCACCTCGTGCATGGCCGCGAGGCGCTGATCCTGCCCTGCCTCGGCCGCACCGAGATCGACATGCAGGCCAGCGGCGCGCAGTCGGTCACCGTCGAGGATTCCATGTCGATGGTGCATGCCTCGCGCGGCCACAACGCTCCGGCCTCGGAGGCGCTGAAGAGCGAGCCCGCGATCATCGCCGGCATGGCCCGGGCGACGCTCGGGGCGCGCTCCAAGGTCGCCTGGGAGGAGCTGATCGGCGACTATGCGCGCATCCGCGAGGACATCGAGGCGGTGTTCCCGATCTTCCAGGGCTACAACGCCCGCATCAAGGAGCCCGGCGGCTTCCACCTCACCTCGCTCGCCCGCGAACGCATCTGGGCGACGCCCTCCGGGAAGGCGAACTTCCTGGTGATCCAGGGGCTCTGCGAGGATCCCGCCGAGGCCGAGGCGGACATGCTGTGGCTGACGACGGTGCGCAGCCACGACCAGTACAACACCACGCTCTACTCGCTCTCCGACCGCTATCGCGGCGTCTATGGCCAGCGCGACGTGATCTTCCTCAACGAAGAGGAAATGAAGAAGCGGGGCCTGGAGGCCGACGACCGGGTCGACATCATCACCCTGTCGACCGACGGGGTCGAGCGCGCCGTTCGCGGCTTCCGCGTGGTGCCCCACAGCTTCCCGGACGGGAGCTGCGCCGCCTACTACCCCGAGACCAACCCGCTGGTGCCGCTCTACGCGCACGATCCGCAGAGCTTTACCCCCTCCTCCAAGGGCGTGCCGGTGCGGCTCGCCAAGGTCATCGCCGAACAAGGAGCGCACTGA
- a CDS encoding cytochrome ubiquinol oxidase subunit I gives MDAVQLARLQFAFTIGFHILWPTFTIGVAWFVTWLSGLWWRTGNPVYRDLMRFWTRIFSLGFAMGVITGIVLSYEIGTNWAGFSRSVANVLGPLFMYETLTAFFLEAGFIGIMLFGEGRVSKGAHFFACLMVSAGAMFSATWIIAANSWMQTPAGAVADANGIYHVADWASVIFTSSFPYRLAHMVCASFLTCSFVVAGVSAFHLWRRQHLAASRTAFSMAMWMALILAPTQIFIGDLHGRNTLKEQPTKLAAMEGLWDTTKGPAMTVIAWPDMEAQRNRYAIDIPHLASLYLTHSWDGEVQGLKAVPPSDRPYVPVVFFAFRIMVGIGVLLLATAITGLILRLRGRLHDARWFQVVAMAATPLGFIAVIAGWTVTETGRQPWIIYGALRTADAVAPVTAGAVTASLLIFFAIYNLLLLAFFWFAARVALKGPADAPLPAHEHPGLDRTNVNVFGTGSSAGQGGI, from the coding sequence ATGGACGCGGTCCAACTCGCCCGGTTGCAGTTCGCCTTCACCATCGGCTTCCACATATTGTGGCCGACCTTCACCATCGGCGTCGCCTGGTTCGTCACCTGGCTGAGCGGGCTTTGGTGGCGGACCGGGAACCCGGTCTATCGCGACCTGATGCGCTTCTGGACGCGCATCTTCTCCCTCGGCTTCGCCATGGGCGTCATCACCGGCATCGTGCTGAGCTACGAGATCGGCACCAACTGGGCCGGCTTCTCACGCTCGGTGGCGAACGTGCTGGGGCCGCTCTTCATGTACGAGACGCTCACCGCGTTCTTCCTGGAGGCCGGCTTCATCGGCATCATGCTGTTCGGCGAAGGCCGGGTGAGCAAGGGGGCGCATTTCTTCGCCTGCCTGATGGTGTCGGCCGGCGCCATGTTCAGCGCCACCTGGATCATCGCCGCGAACAGCTGGATGCAGACGCCGGCGGGCGCGGTGGCGGATGCCAACGGCATCTACCACGTGGCGGACTGGGCCTCGGTCATCTTCACCTCGTCCTTCCCCTACCGCCTCGCCCACATGGTCTGCGCGAGCTTCCTCACATGCTCCTTTGTCGTCGCCGGGGTCTCGGCCTTCCACCTCTGGCGGCGCCAGCACCTCGCCGCCTCGCGCACGGCCTTCTCCATGGCCATGTGGATGGCGCTCATCCTCGCCCCGACCCAGATCTTCATCGGTGACCTGCACGGCCGCAACACCCTCAAGGAGCAGCCGACGAAGCTCGCCGCGATGGAAGGGCTGTGGGACACGACCAAGGGACCGGCCATGACCGTGATCGCCTGGCCGGACATGGAAGCCCAGCGCAATCGCTACGCCATCGACATCCCGCACCTCGCCAGCCTCTATTTGACCCACAGCTGGGATGGCGAGGTGCAGGGACTGAAGGCGGTGCCGCCGTCCGACCGGCCGTATGTGCCGGTCGTCTTCTTCGCCTTCCGCATCATGGTGGGGATCGGCGTGCTGCTGCTGGCAACCGCGATCACCGGCCTGATCCTGCGCCTGCGTGGCCGGCTCCACGACGCGCGCTGGTTCCAGGTGGTGGCGATGGCGGCAACGCCGCTCGGCTTCATCGCCGTGATCGCCGGCTGGACGGTGACCGAGACCGGGCGCCAGCCCTGGATCATCTATGGGGCGCTGCGCACCGCCGATGCGGTGGCGCCGGTGACGGCCGGGGCGGTCACCGCCTCGCTGCTCATCTTCTTCGCCATCTACAACCTTCTCCTGCTGGCCTTCTTCTGGTTCGCGGCGCGGGTCGCGCTGAAGGGGCCGGCCGATGCCCCGCTGCCCGCGCACGAGCACCCCGGCCTCGACCGGACCAACGTCAATGTCTTCGGAACCGGCTCCAGCGCCGGGCAAGGGGGGATCTGA
- a CDS encoding cytochrome d ubiquinol oxidase subunit II: MIAQLFAEHVPLIFAAVVTFCVTVYVLADGLDLGVGILFLAAPRDQDRDLMMASIEPVWDGNETWLVMGGTLLLAAFPAGYYVLLPAFYLPIMFMLFALIFRGVAFGFRLQATRFRLAWDIAFAGGSFLATFCQGLILGGLINGVPVENGMFAGGPFSFLSLLGVLCGVGLVGGYGLIGAGWLIWKTDGPTQVFAREIAHAALILVAAMMALVSAWSAWSVPEVAARWFALPNLFLLAPVPLVTLGVIVTIWRGLWDGAEVRTFLLALVLFALGLVGLVVSLWPYVVPRHVTVWDGISDPQSLRFIGVGIAIILPIVLAYQAHAYWVFRGKTVHQTGGYGGEAGSTEGLH; encoded by the coding sequence ATGATCGCGCAGCTCTTTGCGGAACACGTTCCGCTCATCTTCGCCGCCGTCGTGACGTTCTGCGTCACCGTCTACGTCCTCGCCGACGGGCTGGACCTCGGGGTCGGCATCCTGTTCCTGGCCGCGCCGCGAGACCAGGACCGGGACCTGATGATGGCCTCCATCGAACCGGTGTGGGACGGCAACGAAACCTGGCTGGTGATGGGCGGCACGCTGTTGCTCGCCGCCTTCCCGGCGGGCTACTACGTACTGCTGCCAGCCTTCTACCTTCCGATCATGTTCATGCTGTTCGCGCTGATCTTCCGGGGCGTGGCGTTCGGCTTCCGCCTCCAGGCGACGCGGTTCCGCCTTGCCTGGGACATCGCCTTCGCCGGCGGCTCGTTCCTCGCCACCTTCTGTCAGGGCCTCATCCTCGGCGGGCTGATCAATGGCGTGCCGGTGGAGAACGGCATGTTCGCCGGCGGCCCGTTCAGCTTCCTGAGCCTGCTGGGCGTGCTCTGCGGCGTCGGCCTCGTCGGCGGCTATGGGCTGATCGGCGCCGGGTGGCTGATCTGGAAGACGGACGGGCCGACGCAGGTCTTCGCCCGCGAGATCGCCCACGCGGCGCTGATCCTCGTCGCGGCGATGATGGCGCTGGTCAGCGCATGGAGCGCCTGGAGCGTGCCGGAGGTCGCGGCCCGCTGGTTCGCCCTGCCGAACCTCTTCCTGCTCGCGCCGGTCCCGCTGGTGACCCTCGGCGTGATCGTCACAATCTGGCGCGGCCTGTGGGATGGCGCCGAGGTGCGGACCTTCCTCCTGGCGCTGGTTCTGTTCGCGCTCGGCCTTGTCGGCCTCGTCGTCAGCCTATGGCCCTACGTCGTGCCCCGCCATGTGACGGTCTGGGACGGCATTTCCGATCCGCAATCGCTGAGGTTCATCGGCGTCGGCATCGCCATCATCCTGCCCATCGTGCTCGCCTATCAGGCCCACGCCTACTGGGTGTTCCGCGGCAAGACGGTGCATCAGACGGGCGGCTACGGCGGCGAAGCCGGATCGACGGAGGGCCTGCACTGA
- a CDS encoding LysR family transcriptional regulator, with protein MDRLDGVSVFVQVNDSGNYAAAGRVLGLSASAVGKTIIRLEERVGVRLFHRDNRSIGLTPEGATFLVHCRAIMAELALAEASLSRAQEKPTGRLRVSAPIVSESWNRVFLEFMTSYPEIDLEVSYTNRLVDLIEEGFDVVLRIGPLRDSRLRTRRLGSFSLRLVASPGYLARHGTPKTIDDLAGHACLRNRNVSSSRIDSWPLGPHHIQLSSRLSNKFVADHYAVLLSAVLSGLGIACLPSFWADEHIATGALRVLLADLTQNERAVSALWPAGRDHPARLATFIDFMARHLPTGLR; from the coding sequence ATGGACAGGCTCGACGGCGTTTCCGTCTTTGTGCAGGTGAACGATTCCGGCAACTATGCCGCGGCCGGGCGGGTTCTCGGACTATCGGCCTCGGCCGTGGGCAAGACGATCATCCGGCTCGAAGAGCGCGTCGGCGTGCGCCTGTTCCACCGGGACAATCGCAGCATCGGCCTGACGCCGGAAGGCGCGACCTTTCTCGTTCATTGCCGCGCCATCATGGCCGAGCTGGCCCTGGCGGAGGCGAGCCTGTCGCGAGCGCAGGAGAAGCCGACCGGAAGGCTGCGCGTCAGCGCTCCGATCGTCAGCGAATCGTGGAACCGGGTCTTCCTGGAATTCATGACGAGCTATCCGGAGATCGACCTGGAGGTCAGCTACACGAACCGCCTCGTGGATCTCATAGAAGAGGGGTTCGACGTGGTCCTGAGGATCGGGCCGCTGCGGGACTCCCGCCTGCGGACCCGGCGGCTGGGTTCCTTCAGCCTGCGGCTCGTGGCCTCTCCCGGCTATCTCGCGCGTCATGGCACGCCGAAGACGATCGACGACCTCGCGGGCCATGCCTGCCTACGCAACCGCAACGTCTCGAGCAGCCGCATCGACAGCTGGCCACTCGGGCCCCATCACATCCAGCTCAGCTCGCGCTTGTCCAACAAGTTCGTGGCCGACCACTATGCCGTCCTCCTCTCCGCGGTCCTGAGCGGCCTCGGCATCGCCTGCCTGCCGAGCTTCTGGGCGGATGAGCACATCGCCACCGGCGCCTTGCGCGTGCTGCTCGCGGATCTGACGCAGAATGAACGCGCCGTCTCCGCGCTCTGGCCGGCCGGTCGCGACCACCCGGCCCGACTGGCGACCTTCATCGATTTCATGGCGCGGCATCTCCCCACCGGGCTCCGCTGA